The sequence below is a genomic window from Cerasicoccus sp. TK19100.
CGCTGCCAGTCGGTCGCAACTGAGCTCGAAGGCGCGCGCGTCGTCTTCCTCAAAATCGCCGAGGTTGGGGAGGCTGAGGACGCGCAGATTCGCCTTGGGTTTCTGTCTGCGGAAAAAGAACTCCAGGTCCTCTGCCCAGGCTTCCAGCGTGCGCCCGGCTGGGCCAAGCAGGACCGTTACCTGCGGCGGTTTGCCATTCGCCGTGAGCAGGTTGGCGCTGACCGCAGGCACAGCGGGACCGGCCACCCCAAAATAAAGGCGGATATCTGCATCGGTTGGCAGAACGACCGGTTTCATGACTTCAAGCGCGCAGGAGTGCGACAGGCAAACGATTCAGAGAAATGGAATTTCGAGGAATGGCAACCGCGCAATGGTGGCAAATGGATACCTCGCTTACTCCAACTGACTGAGGAAGCATCTAACCGCGTTAAATCACGCAGGATACGAAGTCTTTTCGAAGTGTCATTGTCCGTCGATACTTCGCACTCCGAAACTATACTAAGTTAGACTTCGTGGGCTTCGTGTCCTTCGTGGTTTTAACCAATGCAGTATTTGAAAAAGCACACATTAGATTTGATCATCAAATCCCTAACTGCTCAATTGCGCTGCGGGCGGCAGCCTCTTCAGCTTCTTTTTTGCTGAAGCCAGCGCCGGTGCCGAGGGTCTCGCCCGAGACGATGACCTCGGCCTTGAATTCCTTGGCGTGGCCGGGGCCGGTTTCGTCGACAATGTTATAGCTGGGCTGATCGCGACCGTTGGCTTGAGTCCACTCCTGCAGGCGGCCCTTAGGATTATCCCGAGCGAGGCGCTTACTCAGGCGAACGTTGAAATCTCCAAACCACAACATCAGGCAAGCACAGGTTGTGGCGTAATCACTGTCCAAATAGATGGCACCAATGAGCGCTTCGAGTGCGTCTTCGAGGGCGGCGTCGCGGTGTTGGCCGTCCTGAGAAATTTCTGCTTCGCTCATGCGCAGATGGGCCGGTAGCTCCAGCTCTCGCGCGAGCTGAGCGAGGAAGTCCCCCTTCGCGAGCACCGATCTTGCCTGCGCTAGGTGGCCTTCGCGCTCATCGGGAAAGGTATGGAAAAGCGTTTCGGCGAGGAACAACCCGAGCACGGAGTCTCCTAAAAACTCCAAGCGCTGGTTGTCTGACGCTTCCGGCGTTTCCTGCAAGCGTGATGAGTGGGTCAGCGCCTGCTCCAGTAGAGCCGGATTGTTGAAATGGTGACCGATACGTTGCTCTAGCGAGCTGGCTCCTGCCATGGACGCAAAATGGCTAGAGGCTGCGCACGACGGCTTTGGCGATACCCTGGATCAGCAACTCGGATACGGGGTGCAGCTCCGGGTAGTCGGCATTTTCGGCCTTGAGATAGGGGGCGCGGCCAGCGGTTTGCACAAAGCGCTTGAGGGTGGTCTCGTTGTCGATCAGGGCGGCGACGATATCACCATTGCGCGGTAGGCCAGGCTCCAAAACGACGACATCGCCGTCGAAAATACCCGCATCGATCATGCTCTCGCCACGGACCTTCAGCGCGAAGGCGCGCTTGTTGCGGCGGACGCCTGCGGTGCCGATATCCAACTGGAGGCGACCAACTTCACCACCGGATTCCACGCCTTCCGGGTAACCGGCGGCAATGCTGCCATAAATCGGAATATCCACGACGTCTTTGGCGAACACGGGCTTGTTGGTGCCGTCATCATAAGTGACGCGGAAAGTGCGGGCTTGGCCGGGGGCGCGGCTGATGTAACCCTTGCGCTCCAAGGCGCGGAGGTGGCCCATCACGGCATTGGTGCTTTTGAAGCCAAAATGTTCCTGAATTTCGCGAATGCTGGGCCAGTAGCTCTGCTCACGAAATTGTTGCTGAATGAAGCCTAGAATCTCGTGTTGACGGGTGGTAAGTTTTTTCATGATCGTTCGATAGTTGTGCAAATGAGTATTAGATTAATGTTCACTGTGTCAATTCTTTTAGTGCACAAAAAAGCGCAGGGCCGCGTGGGCCCTGCGCGAATAGCGGTCAGGTAAATGGTTGTCGCAGTGCTCCCTTTAGGCGCCGATTTTGATGTTGGGCACGATTTCGAACTCGCACAGATCAGCGGTTACATTGAGCAGGCGCTCAAGGTCGCGCGTGCTGCTTAGCGAGCCCGCCAGGTAGAGTTTGTTGTCGTTGACGCTGTAGGTCATGTCCGAGATTTGACTGAGCAGTTTTACATCTTCATGGGACTGCATGATCATGGCCATCGTCATGGAGCGCACCTCGAAGGCGGCGTCTTTGGCGGCATCGGTTTCGCTGGCAGGTGTCTCGGCGTGGTTAAGCACGTAGCCTTGGTTATTGCGGGTGAGCGCACTGGCGTTGGTGGCCTGGACGCTGCCGTCGTGGAGCCTGATCATCACCGTGGGCGCGACTTTGGCGTTGCTGCGCAGCGGTTCGACGAGCACGCCGATTACCTGGCCTTCAGGATTGGAAACGGAAACGCCGGATTCGGCATTTGCGGATGTTAAAGTGGCCGCCAATACAAAGAGGGCCATGTAGAAGCCCCGTAAGAGGCGAGCGTAGTAATATACATTTTTCATGACGCGATTGGGTTAACTGACTAGTAATAAACTAGACGAATCGCGTCCATGCAGGCAGTATTCACTGCCTTACAGATTCATATTTGGAGTTGTGGGGGGTTCTCCCATTTTCAGGCAGGGGCATACTCAGGGCAATGCGGGCCACCGCGAGCAATGCGCCGCGATTCCTTTACACTCCCTTTACAGAATTCGCGATATTTGGGTAACTTCTCCTAAATAAGACCGCTTTCTCAGGTTGGGCAGTCGCCGCAATCGTCGCGATAAAAGGCTTTAAGCCGTCGGTCGGATGGCTTTTATTGCGGTAAATCTCCGCATGAGCGCTCCATCCTTAGACCGTCAAATCACCGCCTTGTTGTTCGGCCCCGATCAGCCTGGTATCGTCGCCAATGTCTCCAGCTGGATTTATGCGCGCAGTGGTAACATTCGCCATGCCGACCAGCACCGCGACGACGCTGCCAATGTATTCTTCCAACGCCTGGTATGGAACCCGGCTGAAGACCACCATGCCGAGGCCGAGAGCCAGGCCTTCAAACAATATGCCGAGACCGAGCTTGGCATGAGCTGTAATGTGTCGCTGGGCATTGAGCAGCAGCGCGTCGGCATCATGGTATCCAAGATAGACCACTGCTTTCACGACATCGCGCTACGGTTCAAGTCGGGTGAGTTCCCGGGCAAGGCAGTCGTCGTGGTGTCAAACCACCCCGACATGGCCGAGGCCGCGGCGTCCTACGGGTTGCCGTTTCACCACGTGCCGGTGACCCAAGCGAACAAAGCCAGTGCCGAGCAGGAGCAGATTCGCCTGCTGCAGGAGGCGGG
It includes:
- the rnc gene encoding ribonuclease III produces the protein MAGASSLEQRIGHHFNNPALLEQALTHSSRLQETPEASDNQRLEFLGDSVLGLFLAETLFHTFPDEREGHLAQARSVLAKGDFLAQLARELELPAHLRMSEAEISQDGQHRDAALEDALEALIGAIYLDSDYATTCACLMLWFGDFNVRLSKRLARDNPKGRLQEWTQANGRDQPSYNIVDETGPGHAKEFKAEVIVSGETLGTGAGFSKKEAEEAAARSAIEQLGI
- the lexA gene encoding transcriptional repressor LexA; its protein translation is MKKLTTRQHEILGFIQQQFREQSYWPSIREIQEHFGFKSTNAVMGHLRALERKGYISRAPGQARTFRVTYDDGTNKPVFAKDVVDIPIYGSIAAGYPEGVESGGEVGRLQLDIGTAGVRRNKRAFALKVRGESMIDAGIFDGDVVVLEPGLPRNGDIVAALIDNETTLKRFVQTAGRAPYLKAENADYPELHPVSELLIQGIAKAVVRSL
- the purU gene encoding formyltetrahydrofolate deformylase, whose translation is MSAPSLDRQITALLFGPDQPGIVANVSSWIYARSGNIRHADQHRDDAANVFFQRLVWNPAEDHHAEAESQAFKQYAETELGMSCNVSLGIEQQRVGIMVSKIDHCFHDIALRFKSGEFPGKAVVVVSNHPDMAEAAASYGLPFHHVPVTQANKASAEQEQIRLLQEAGVDLVVMARYMQVLSEDFLANIGCPVINIHHSFLPAFAGGRPYHQAYERGVKLIGATAHFATADLDEGPIIAQDVARVTHRHGPKDLIRRGKDLEKAVFAQAIRWQLEHRILVYNNKTVVFD